Proteins encoded within one genomic window of Streptomyces profundus:
- a CDS encoding DUF3631 domain-containing protein produces MTEQPINGAQLLDRVEAFHRRFNAFPSEAATVAVVLWNAHTHLLSCFDSTPRIAFLSPEPGSGKTRALEIISTLTPNPMHAVNASPAALFRAVADQAGRPVVLFDEIDTVFGPKAKDNEDLRGLLNAGHRRSGVSYRCVGDGGSQTVVAFPSYCAVALAGLGHLPDTIKARSVIIRMRRRAHNEPIEPYRHRTNEPQGNALRDELATWAAQVRDQIDGVFPEMPDGITDRPADVWEPLLAVADAAGGHWPERARAACVELVTAVNEDDRTSLGVRLLSDLRDHVFPGEAALSTVEILHVLNKLEESPWGDLDGQALTPRRLSKMLKEYVTAKGKPIAPRALRIGGQPTKGYHRDDLTDAWNRYCPPPAEPSVTPVTTPTTPMLTSSDDVTDPETRNRYASVTPTNGPLPL; encoded by the coding sequence ATGACTGAGCAGCCCATCAACGGCGCCCAACTCCTCGACAGGGTGGAGGCGTTCCACCGCAGGTTCAACGCCTTCCCCTCTGAGGCGGCCACGGTCGCCGTGGTGCTCTGGAACGCGCACACCCACCTGCTGAGCTGCTTCGATTCCACTCCCAGGATCGCCTTCCTGAGTCCCGAGCCCGGGTCGGGCAAGACGCGCGCATTGGAGATCATCTCCACCCTGACCCCCAACCCGATGCACGCGGTCAACGCCTCCCCGGCCGCGCTTTTTCGCGCCGTGGCCGACCAAGCCGGACGCCCCGTCGTCCTCTTCGACGAGATCGACACCGTTTTCGGCCCCAAGGCCAAGGACAACGAAGACCTACGCGGCCTGTTGAACGCCGGCCACCGCCGCTCCGGCGTCTCCTACCGCTGCGTCGGGGACGGCGGCAGTCAGACCGTGGTCGCCTTCCCCTCCTACTGTGCCGTCGCCCTCGCCGGACTGGGCCATCTGCCCGACACCATCAAGGCCCGCAGCGTCATCATCCGCATGCGTCGCCGCGCTCACAACGAGCCGATCGAGCCTTACCGACACCGCACCAACGAGCCCCAGGGCAACGCCCTTCGAGACGAGTTGGCTACCTGGGCCGCCCAGGTCCGCGACCAGATCGACGGCGTCTTCCCCGAAATGCCCGACGGCATCACCGACCGCCCGGCTGACGTATGGGAACCACTGCTGGCCGTCGCCGACGCGGCCGGCGGCCACTGGCCAGAGCGCGCGCGAGCGGCGTGCGTCGAGTTGGTCACCGCCGTTAACGAAGACGACCGAACCTCCCTGGGGGTCCGCCTCCTGAGCGACCTGAGGGACCATGTGTTCCCCGGTGAGGCGGCCCTTTCCACCGTCGAAATCCTCCACGTGCTCAACAAACTGGAAGAGTCCCCGTGGGGCGACTTGGACGGCCAAGCCCTCACCCCACGCCGCCTCTCCAAGATGCTCAAGGAATACGTCACGGCAAAGGGCAAGCCCATCGCACCACGAGCGTTGCGCATCGGCGGCCAGCCCACCAAGGGCTACCACCGCGACGACCTGACCGACGCGTGGAACCGCTACTGCCCGCCCCCTGCGGAACCATCGGTTACACCGGTTACAACCCCCACCACCCCCATGCTGACCAGCAGCGACGACGTAACCGATCCGGAGACCCGTAACCGATACGCATCGGTCACGCCGACCAACGGACCGCTCCCCCTGTAA
- a CDS encoding helix-turn-helix domain-containing protein, giving the protein MSTATPAGAPQALTVPEVMAALRLSRSKVYDLIRTNQLRSFCVGRARRIPADAVHTFMNHQLEEDD; this is encoded by the coding sequence GTGTCCACCGCCACGCCCGCCGGGGCTCCGCAGGCTCTCACCGTTCCCGAAGTCATGGCTGCGCTTCGACTCAGCCGCTCCAAGGTCTACGACCTCATCCGCACCAACCAGCTCCGCAGCTTCTGCGTCGGCCGGGCCCGCCGGATTCCCGCGGACGCTGTTCACACCTTCATGAACCACCAGCTCGAAGAGGACGACTGA
- a CDS encoding tyrosine-type recombinase/integrase, whose translation MAKRRPNGAGTISKRKDGRYHGRVYVTDTEGNSVRVDRYGATYDEVDDKLSALKDQERKGVPVPSRSWKVGEWLTYWLMEIVEPNTEHNTYAKYEGKVRLYLIPHLGKKSLIRLTPAQVRQALAKMKKDGVPAPTRQEVLRVLRNAVNRARREELVTRNVAELVDMPTTDKPERKPWSATEAITFLKSVRHHRLYAAFVLLLSLGLRRGEILGLRWQDVDFDNEQFTPVHQVQRQKGRLVLKKLKTDSSQAPLPLPVFCADALRERQLIQQEEKERAGEHWHQEPGEDLIFTERHGGPIEPRGFSRTFDTLVEKVKDVRRITVRLSRHTCGTLLAFLKVHPKAAQAILRHSQIRMTLDVYTQVVGEDQRAAAELLSELLSGGK comes from the coding sequence ATGGCCAAGCGACGCCCCAACGGCGCGGGCACCATCTCGAAGCGCAAGGACGGCCGCTACCACGGGCGGGTGTACGTCACCGACACCGAGGGGAATAGCGTCCGGGTGGATCGCTACGGCGCCACCTATGACGAGGTGGACGACAAGCTGAGTGCCCTCAAGGACCAGGAGCGGAAAGGGGTTCCAGTCCCGTCCCGGTCCTGGAAGGTCGGTGAGTGGCTGACCTACTGGCTCATGGAGATTGTCGAGCCGAACACCGAGCACAACACGTACGCCAAGTACGAAGGCAAGGTCCGCCTCTACCTCATCCCGCACTTGGGCAAGAAGTCGCTGATCCGGCTGACCCCCGCCCAAGTGCGGCAAGCCCTGGCGAAGATGAAGAAGGACGGCGTTCCGGCACCCACCCGGCAGGAGGTGCTTCGGGTACTCCGGAACGCCGTCAACAGGGCCCGCCGGGAAGAGCTGGTGACCCGCAATGTCGCCGAGCTGGTGGACATGCCGACGACGGACAAGCCCGAGCGCAAGCCGTGGTCGGCCACGGAGGCGATCACCTTTCTGAAGTCGGTCCGCCACCACCGGCTCTACGCAGCCTTCGTGCTGCTGCTCTCCCTGGGACTGCGCCGAGGCGAGATTCTCGGTCTCCGGTGGCAGGACGTCGACTTCGACAACGAGCAGTTCACCCCCGTCCACCAGGTGCAGCGACAGAAGGGGAGACTCGTCCTCAAGAAGCTCAAGACCGACTCCTCACAGGCTCCGCTGCCGCTACCGGTGTTCTGCGCCGATGCGCTGCGCGAGCGGCAGCTCATTCAGCAAGAGGAGAAGGAGCGGGCCGGTGAGCACTGGCATCAGGAGCCAGGGGAGGACCTGATCTTCACCGAGCGCCACGGTGGGCCGATCGAGCCGCGTGGGTTCTCCCGCACCTTCGACACCCTGGTGGAGAAGGTCAAGGACGTCCGGCGGATCACCGTGCGACTCTCCCGTCACACCTGTGGCACTCTACTGGCCTTCCTCAAGGTCCACCCGAAGGCCGCCCAGGCGATCCTCCGGCACAGCCAGATCCGGATGACCCTGGATGTGTACACCCAGGTTGTCGGTGAAGACCAGCGTGCCGCTGCTGAGTTGCTGTCGGAGCTGCTCAGCGGAGGCA